TGGATTCATCCGGTGGCGTGCGGACGTGGCGGTCGTCGGCGTGGATGCCTTCCAGTTCCAAGAAGGGCGAGATCTCGTCATACTCGTGCTGATGGCCGCCAGCGGTAGCAGTGTGATCGAGCAACAACTGATACTGGTTTTCTTCTTGCGAGACGGCGCCACCCATGTTGGCAATGGCGCCCTCGTAGTACTGCGGCTGCATCTTCCACGGCAGGGACGGTGCAGCAACGACGCCGTCGTCACTGTTGTCATTACCGTATAATCCTGACGATGCTGGTACGTATTTGTGCTCGTCCAAGTAGTGCATGTTGCTACACTCGGTCGGCGCCGGAGGTACATCTGCGGTGGGCGGCGGCAGGGAGAGGGGAGGGGAAgactcgaggcggcggcggtagTGGTGGATCTGGGCTTGGAGGCGGCGGAGGATGCCGTACTCCTGGCGGAGCTGGCTCTCGAGAGCGACGATGGCGGGGAGGCAGCCGCCGGCCGGGTTGGCGTCCCAGGCGGCGGCCTCGTAGGCGAGGCCGCGCATGGCGTCGTCGCGGCGGGCGCGGTCGGGGCCAGCGCGGCGGAGCGTCTTGAGGATGTTGCTGACGCCGAAGAGGCGGTGCACGCTGCGGAAGAGGCCCGGGCGGTCGTGCGGGAAGTAGCGCGCCAGCGGGCACTCCGCCGTGCACCGCCGCCGCTGGTGCTTGCAGGCCGCGCACGCGGGCTGCCGTTGCGGCTGCTGCTGCCTCGCCGCCGGCATGGCATCCCCAGCTACGTAGTCGCCTACCACTTTTTCCGCTTTGTTTGTTGTGTGCTCTGCTTGATAATAGGATCGATGGTCGTCTTCATGCACGAGCTAAGATTTGTTAGAATATTTTTTAGAAAAATAATTAGTTATAATATTGTCTGGTAAGGATTCATTTGACACGTACGTGCTCAACTTACCCAAGCAAAGTTAAGAGAAGGATTAGTTAGAAACGTGTGAAAACagatttttatttcctttttacATTTGATTTGCCAAAAATGCAAGTGTTACTCAAACGAGACAAAGCCAAAGTTTGTTTTTTCGACCAACTCATGTGTCATTCACGTTTGGTTCCTCCATCCAAAGTGATTTTGACAATGGTGTCACGATTTTGCAAGGACGCGCCGTGTGATTACCATTCGATGTACAGATCTACAACTAATATGGATTAGATGTACGGTTTAGATATACTCGAGGTCGTAGCCTCGCAGCAATAGTTTGTTAGGGCATTTACACGAGCCCGATTGTGCAAATTTGGCCCCGAAACATCCGCGGATGCACGTGATCTTTATTTGAATCTCTATTTGTTCACGTAGTTATGTCTCTTACTCTTTTTTCCATAAGTCCGGTCATATGCATGTGGTTGATGGAGGAGTGAGAgaaagaaaataataataataataaagaaAGGAAAAAAGATGCTTCATGAGGTGGGTCAAATCCTATGTGGCGGACGCATGATCACTGACCGGACCCGACCGGACACTCTTCGTACTCATCCCATATATGAGGGCAACATGAGGAGTGTGCATTTAAGGAGGCTTTGAGGGCATCTGCAACGGCAACCCGCAAATTTATTCCCGCATTCGTCCGTGGACAAGGGGGCCAGTCCATGGCTACGGATGCAGGAGGCCGTCATCCAATCGTATccgcatacattttcacaacaaCTCAAACCAACCAGCCGAAAGTCGTTCAAACAAGtccggatttcatataaacatgacgaATTTCATACAAACCGGACTAAAACGTTTATAGTTTGAACATATTTTAACTAAAAAGGTAAAACTACGTGCATGTACGATCGCGCGGAGCTCCACTCTCATGACACGGATACACTACACTAGTCTACGTCCGGTCGCGGCTTGTCTTCCCCATGTCCGGCAACCCGCTGATCGGACTGCCGgaagccccggaggtatatgcttcagcgcaaagagCGGCTCGCTTCCCCACCGCTCATCGGAGTGGAACCGCTGGCTGATGCTTCAGTCGGAGGGGAGTGGGGGCCtccgcttccgtggagcccaGACAGTGGGTCGACGATGGTGTGCGCTGAAGAACCGGACAAGAAACCGGTTGTGTACGCCGGCGTcccctcggcggtggccttcctggggcCCAAGCGGCGGCAGCTTCCCATGTTCTACTTTCCCTCGATGTTGGCGGCGGATGCGGACGCGCTGGCCGCCGACTAGTCGTTCTTCATGCATCCAGCTTCTTTCTTTCCCTGCATGGCGTGTATACGCATGCATCGACGACGGACGACGCGATCGAAGGAACTCGAGGTGCGATACGAAGCAGTGGCGTCAACGGCAGCGACGAATCCCCTAGGGCATCTCCAAGGCCGACACACAAACGTCCCGCATGCGTCTGGACCGTGCTTTCCAGACAGCGGAAGGCTTCCAACGCCGGTCTGTATCGGTCTGCGACGCGGTCAGGACGCGATTTCTCTCGCAAACCGAAGAAAAACATGAGAGGGGgctttgcgggagtccggaccgaTCCCAAGCCCGCTTCTGTGTGCCCTAGCCCACCAAAAACCCGTTCCCCATCCCGCACTCGCTTCTcgccc
The Aegilops tauschii subsp. strangulata cultivar AL8/78 chromosome 3, Aet v6.0, whole genome shotgun sequence genome window above contains:
- the LOC109777043 gene encoding protein ASYMMETRIC LEAVES 2-like; this encodes MPAARQQQPQRQPACAACKHQRRRCTAECPLARYFPHDRPGLFRSVHRLFGVSNILKTLRRAGPDRARRDDAMRGLAYEAAAWDANPAGGCLPAIVALESQLRQEYGILRRLQAQIHHYRRRLESSPPLSLPPPTADVPPAPTECSNMHYLDEHKYVPASSGLYGNDNSDDGVVAAPSLPWKMQPQYYEGAIANMGGAVSQEENQYQLLLDHTATAGGHQHEYDEISPFLELEGIHADDRHVRTPPDESNRLVQINTDLIIILSSPP